A window from Azoarcus sp. DD4 encodes these proteins:
- a CDS encoding DUF2875 family protein, protein MSNGARTLTAIVLAITMLITLNQLIASYKGWAAGRAAGQTTPAQAPLPPAPDEAQQRRFALEVRGVGLAVDRLRQSGIWQAIDAADSPFQRVLSDDPADYEWSGLERHRDLDSREAYAAKSVLEGWVERWPIPVLVASPESRTSGSSRVRGAHQHASLPIHLATTLDSHVGEGADQLIIQLFDLFDADPQLPAVVLFGIDSEALKLTDAPDEHFVPDIHDAAAAILVARTDRVDRDIRPYLTDVPYDLTYLDKEYDVIQLWNAYWDADEDPAGPRHTDLGFMSTQFWQERQQKLIDRVDPNGGQYQLTPFWMRKYGFKPNPWVPVRWTKWQMEEYDKAPLLGYLHRPVEVPLDAPAGPKGDKARAAAMAEGWQQALDTLPEGTAPTRLFYDTAGEGRRLIPLSRAMSTEGTPHPLAIDDPANSYDLTRRLGNTGVSSPFVQLALALMRSYHHGGASATVNLREDARASIIMVRPPDDAQKAANRRRPDPFVNPYAPLD, encoded by the coding sequence ATGTCCAACGGTGCCCGCACCCTGACCGCCATCGTCCTCGCCATCACCATGCTTATTACATTGAACCAGTTGATCGCGAGCTACAAAGGGTGGGCCGCGGGGCGCGCAGCCGGACAAACCACTCCCGCCCAGGCACCCCTCCCTCCTGCCCCCGACGAAGCTCAGCAACGACGCTTCGCACTGGAAGTACGGGGCGTGGGGCTGGCGGTCGACCGCCTCCGGCAATCGGGAATCTGGCAAGCCATCGATGCGGCCGACTCTCCGTTCCAGCGCGTGTTGTCAGACGACCCGGCGGACTATGAATGGTCCGGTCTCGAAAGACATCGGGACCTCGACAGTCGCGAAGCGTACGCCGCCAAGTCTGTGCTGGAGGGCTGGGTCGAGCGCTGGCCGATTCCCGTACTTGTGGCAAGCCCTGAGAGTCGTACGTCCGGCTCTTCGCGCGTCCGGGGTGCTCACCAGCACGCCAGCCTTCCCATCCACCTTGCCACGACGCTGGATTCCCACGTTGGCGAAGGCGCGGACCAGCTCATCATCCAGCTCTTCGATCTCTTCGACGCCGACCCGCAGCTGCCCGCAGTCGTCTTGTTCGGAATCGACAGCGAAGCACTCAAGCTGACCGACGCACCCGACGAGCATTTTGTCCCTGACATTCACGACGCCGCCGCCGCCATCCTCGTCGCACGCACCGACCGCGTCGATCGCGACATCCGCCCTTACCTTACCGACGTTCCCTACGATCTCACCTACCTCGACAAGGAATACGACGTCATCCAGCTCTGGAATGCGTACTGGGATGCCGACGAGGACCCGGCCGGACCGCGGCACACCGATCTGGGCTTCATGTCGACGCAGTTCTGGCAGGAACGTCAGCAAAAGCTGATCGACCGTGTCGATCCCAACGGCGGCCAGTATCAGCTGACACCGTTCTGGATGCGCAAGTACGGTTTCAAGCCCAACCCCTGGGTGCCGGTGCGCTGGACCAAGTGGCAGATGGAGGAATACGACAAGGCCCCGCTGCTCGGCTACCTGCACCGCCCGGTCGAGGTTCCGCTCGATGCACCGGCCGGCCCCAAGGGCGACAAGGCCCGCGCCGCCGCCATGGCCGAAGGCTGGCAGCAGGCGCTCGACACCCTGCCCGAAGGCACCGCACCCACCCGCCTCTTCTACGACACCGCCGGTGAAGGCCGCCGCCTGATTCCGCTCTCGCGCGCCATGAGCACCGAGGGCACGCCACACCCGCTCGCCATCGACGACCCCGCCAACAGCTACGACCTCACCCGCCGCCTCGGCAACACCGGCGTCAGTTCGCCCTTCGTCCAGCTCGCCCTCGCGCTGATGCGCAGCTACCACCACGGCGGTGCCAGCGCCACCGTCAACCTGCGCGAGGACGCCCGCGCCAGCATCATCATGGTCCGCCCGCCCGACGACGCGCAGAAGGCCGCCAATCGGCGCCGGCCCGACCCCTTCGTCAATCCGTACGCGCCACTCGACTGA
- a CDS encoding TolC family protein, with translation MKTAGVLQYSVMLRAALVPLAVLLAALPARAQDYPPELPPLALLQAAIDGAPEVRAAQALREGGEAERRQLVAGPHEWTVNADYGRRRARDAGATERTAEWEVAIQRPLRLPGKADLDRRLGDLRDAAAELSLADARHETARAVLAAWYDWLREQTAAGVLQAQAGSAAREAAAVSRRSELGDASRLDAMQAAAAAAQASAAARLAEGRAAATAASLRQRYPELVLPDRPLLADPPTPGAELEGLVATALAHDHGLLLARSVADRAHVDSLRAAAERRPDPTFGVRYGRERDSAEHVVGAYVSIPLGGEYRSAAADVARAGAAASAEQARAAERRLAAELRARHEMVIASHAHWRLAEDSATRLAEAADRLALAQRLGEAPLAEVLFARRQALDAALQASAARIDALAEQANLRLAAHRLWEGDGDGDHGE, from the coding sequence ATGAAGACGGCCGGCGTCCTGCAATACTCCGTAATGCTGCGCGCTGCACTCGTTCCGCTGGCCGTGCTGCTGGCGGCGCTGCCGGCGCGAGCGCAGGACTATCCGCCCGAGCTGCCGCCCTTGGCCCTGCTGCAGGCGGCCATCGACGGCGCGCCCGAGGTCCGCGCCGCGCAGGCCTTGCGCGAGGGCGGCGAGGCCGAGCGGCGCCAGCTGGTGGCCGGTCCGCACGAATGGACGGTCAATGCCGACTATGGCCGCCGGCGTGCGCGCGATGCCGGCGCCACCGAGCGGACGGCGGAATGGGAAGTGGCCATACAGCGGCCGCTGCGCCTGCCCGGCAAGGCCGACCTCGATCGACGGCTGGGCGATCTGCGGGACGCCGCCGCCGAGTTGAGCCTGGCCGATGCGCGCCACGAGACCGCGCGCGCCGTGCTGGCGGCCTGGTACGACTGGCTGCGGGAACAGACGGCGGCAGGCGTGCTGCAGGCCCAGGCCGGGAGCGCCGCGCGCGAGGCGGCCGCGGTAAGCCGCCGCAGCGAACTCGGCGACGCCTCGCGCCTGGATGCCATGCAGGCGGCGGCTGCCGCCGCGCAGGCCAGCGCCGCCGCGCGGCTCGCCGAGGGCCGCGCCGCTGCCACGGCGGCCAGCCTGCGTCAGCGCTATCCCGAACTCGTGCTGCCGGATCGGCCGTTGCTGGCCGATCCGCCGACGCCCGGTGCCGAACTGGAAGGCCTGGTGGCCACCGCCCTTGCGCACGACCACGGGTTGTTGCTTGCCCGCAGCGTCGCCGATCGCGCCCACGTCGACAGCCTGCGGGCGGCCGCCGAACGCAGGCCGGATCCCACCTTCGGCGTGCGCTACGGCCGCGAGCGCGACAGCGCCGAGCATGTGGTCGGCGCCTACGTGTCGATTCCGCTCGGAGGCGAATACCGCAGTGCCGCCGCCGACGTCGCCCGGGCCGGCGCCGCGGCCTCCGCCGAGCAGGCCCGCGCCGCGGAACGGCGGCTGGCGGCGGAGCTGCGCGCGCGCCACGAAATGGTGATCGCCAGTCACGCGCACTGGCGGCTGGCCGAGGACAGCGCCACCCGGCTGGCCGAAGCGGCGGATCGCCTTGCACTCGCCCAGCGCCTGGGCGAAGCGCCGCTGGCGGAGGTGCTGTTCGCCCGCCGTCAGGCGCTGGATGCAGCATTGCAGGCCAGCGCCGCACGCATCGACGCGCTGGCCGAGCAGGCCAATCTGCGCCTGGCCGCGCATCGCCTGTGGGAAGGCGATGGTGATGGCGACCACGGCGAATGA
- a CDS encoding endonuclease, whose amino-acid sequence MAKKTGKQPVPNKGKNRYDSIIEKIFDNHYSAKNNSFDFTREEFEHTATKLGIKLPKNIGDVLYSFRYRKDLPAAITKTAPEGREWIIEGAGRAKYRFRLASANRIVPNQSLVTIKVPDSTPEIITAYAQSDEQALLAKVRYNRLIDVFLGITTYSLQNHLRTTVTDIGQIEIDEIYVGVDKFGRQFVIPVQAKGGTDKHGVVQTQQDIACCAEKFPTLICRAISAQFMNDDKIALFELTVEDGDIKVVEERHYQLVASSQITPADLKAYNSRQTSSH is encoded by the coding sequence ATGGCAAAGAAGACGGGGAAGCAGCCAGTGCCCAATAAAGGGAAGAACCGCTACGACTCCATCATCGAAAAAATATTCGATAACCACTACTCGGCCAAGAATAACTCATTCGATTTCACCCGCGAAGAGTTCGAGCATACAGCTACCAAGCTGGGAATCAAGCTACCCAAGAACATTGGCGATGTCCTCTACTCGTTCCGCTATCGGAAGGACTTGCCAGCGGCGATTACCAAGACCGCTCCAGAGGGTCGAGAGTGGATTATCGAGGGTGCCGGTAGGGCGAAGTATCGCTTCCGCCTTGCATCGGCAAACCGGATCGTCCCCAATCAAAGTCTGGTAACCATCAAGGTTCCCGATTCCACGCCCGAGATTATCACGGCCTATGCCCAGTCCGACGAACAGGCTCTGCTTGCCAAGGTTCGATATAACCGGCTGATTGACGTGTTCCTTGGGATCACTACCTATTCCCTCCAGAACCATCTACGGACCACGGTTACCGACATCGGTCAGATTGAGATCGACGAGATATACGTGGGGGTGGATAAGTTCGGTAGGCAGTTCGTTATCCCGGTGCAGGCCAAGGGTGGGACTGACAAGCACGGTGTTGTCCAAACTCAGCAAGACATCGCCTGTTGTGCCGAGAAGTTCCCGACGTTGATCTGCCGCGCCATCTCTGCCCAGTTTATGAATGACGACAAGATCGCACTGTTTGAACTGACTGTTGAGGACGGAGACATCAAGGTTGTTGAGGAACGCCACTATCAACTGGTAGCGTCTTCTCAGATAACGCCTGCCGACCTCAAGGCATACAACAGCCGCCAAACCAGCAGTCACTGA
- a CDS encoding DUF3274 domain-containing protein, whose protein sequence is MSATTMPPREIGRSSATTLPNRWRDHPVEVKRALPGVIILVHGVNDLGTHYPALDNGLCMGLNERLDRSDLYPNDYTIPVPGEDAVADPDKIYFRLRLNNRSNSPVIPFYWGYRANHREIGRKRINGEVVDVHGNRLDRDYAKGGGMFANATSNIVDMFGGNFRSSLLVRISDKFSDIAHPLRQAPDRRYMALAARRLAALIDTIRRVDPDETITVVGHSQGCLISLLAQAWTKRPADCLILNHPPYGLHAPPLDTIAQSGGEQQTTHARVETLINLVQRVCAQAHDAPPLEALLSSSPASKGRTGLRWTPHEGCRPAAPEASDSPYVTFAERDNRGKVYLYFCPHDLTVGLLNVAGIGTLGVPDTISYSIPGQRSEQRPMLSRLGRNFFQRIWTWRDRDGKRCEVGEHTPYRHNLRLPDEPGYDASKLTSAARWDVQTNTMRTITGEALNPSFQPDLHHGELPATRQSDPRYEGRAAFDPIDASIAVTTIRRNMVHRVHPELQDRHPLPTPAELTAEMNRGKDEGDRVLVDKLWRQKDGSVLVYREETPQEARKRIQDDPAGMLNSYHSSIIANQEHHRWVTAMDVAIGQGKALDNPALRKILIGIADWRADPSEGFGHSRLFHSTLSDEVRALVMKTWNYYQVGEFPEFDPPLTPPAAVVKESTDQRALHHLSSRATRNANKHDHHE, encoded by the coding sequence ATGTCCGCCACCACCATGCCGCCGCGCGAAATCGGCCGCAGCAGCGCCACCACCCTGCCCAACCGCTGGCGCGACCATCCGGTGGAAGTCAAACGCGCGTTGCCCGGCGTGATCATCCTGGTCCATGGGGTGAACGACCTCGGCACCCACTACCCGGCACTCGACAACGGCCTGTGCATGGGACTCAACGAGCGGCTGGACCGCAGCGACCTCTACCCGAACGACTACACCATTCCTGTCCCCGGCGAAGACGCCGTGGCGGACCCCGACAAGATCTACTTCCGCCTGCGCCTCAACAACCGCAGCAACAGCCCGGTCATCCCCTTCTACTGGGGCTACCGCGCCAACCATCGGGAGATCGGGAGGAAACGGATCAATGGCGAAGTCGTAGACGTGCATGGCAATCGACTGGACCGCGACTACGCCAAGGGTGGGGGCATGTTCGCCAACGCCACCAGCAATATCGTGGACATGTTCGGCGGCAACTTCCGCAGCAGCCTGCTGGTGCGTATCAGCGACAAGTTCAGCGATATCGCCCATCCGCTGCGGCAAGCTCCCGACAGACGCTACATGGCGCTCGCTGCCAGGCGCCTGGCGGCGCTGATCGACACCATCCGCCGGGTAGACCCGGACGAGACCATCACGGTGGTCGGGCACTCGCAGGGCTGCCTGATTTCCTTGCTCGCCCAGGCATGGACGAAACGGCCGGCGGACTGCCTGATCCTCAATCACCCGCCATACGGGCTGCATGCGCCACCGCTCGACACCATCGCCCAAAGCGGTGGCGAGCAGCAGACGACGCATGCGCGCGTCGAGACCCTGATCAACCTGGTGCAAAGGGTATGCGCGCAAGCGCATGACGCCCCACCGCTGGAAGCCCTGCTCAGCAGCTCGCCAGCCAGCAAAGGTCGGACAGGACTGCGCTGGACGCCTCATGAAGGATGCCGACCGGCCGCGCCGGAAGCATCGGATTCACCCTATGTCACCTTTGCCGAGCGCGACAACCGCGGCAAGGTCTATCTCTACTTCTGCCCTCACGACCTGACCGTCGGCCTGCTCAATGTGGCGGGCATCGGCACCCTGGGCGTGCCGGACACGATCTCATACTCGATCCCCGGCCAGCGTTCCGAGCAGCGCCCCATGCTCTCGAGGCTGGGCCGGAACTTCTTCCAGCGCATCTGGACGTGGCGCGATCGTGACGGCAAGCGCTGCGAAGTCGGCGAGCACACCCCCTACCGGCACAACCTGCGACTGCCCGACGAACCCGGCTATGACGCGAGCAAGCTGACCAGCGCCGCGCGCTGGGACGTCCAGACCAACACCATGCGCACCATCACCGGCGAGGCGCTCAACCCGTCGTTCCAACCCGATCTGCATCACGGCGAACTGCCCGCCACTCGGCAAAGCGACCCCCGCTACGAGGGCCGGGCCGCCTTCGACCCCATCGACGCCTCCATCGCCGTCACCACCATCCGGCGCAACATGGTGCACCGGGTACATCCCGAACTGCAGGACCGCCATCCCCTGCCGACGCCCGCCGAGCTGACAGCGGAGATGAATCGCGGCAAGGACGAAGGCGACAGGGTGCTGGTCGACAAGCTCTGGCGGCAGAAGGACGGCAGCGTGCTCGTCTATCGCGAAGAGACGCCGCAGGAAGCGAGAAAGCGGATTCAGGACGATCCGGCCGGCATGCTCAATTCCTACCATTCATCCATCATCGCCAACCAGGAACATCACCGCTGGGTGACGGCGATGGATGTGGCGATTGGCCAGGGGAAAGCGCTGGACAATCCGGCATTGCGAAAGATTCTGATCGGCATTGCGGATTGGCGGGCCGACCCAAGCGAGGGCTTTGGCCACTCGAGACTATTCCACTCCACCCTGTCCGACGAAGTCCGCGCTCTGGTCATGAAAACCTGGAACTACTACCAGGTCGGCGAGTTTCCGGAATTCGACCCTCCCTTGACGCCACCCGCTGCGGTCGTGAAAGAAAGCACCGATCAGCGAGCCCTGCATCACCTCTCCAGTCGTGCTACCCGTAACGCCAATAAACATGACCACCACGAATGA
- a CDS encoding B12-binding domain-containing radical SAM protein: MRVTLVHPAGFNFVPGQPDFTILANRMAPIGILQLASWLEKHGHPTQLHDCMGPYAPASLEANVAQIIATKPELVGFSATTSGFMDAVDMAEQIKQKLPHVKTFFGNVHTSSIGAPLLEHFPEIDYLCIGEGEGAILDVANGLAPKDIANIIYRDDTGRAIINERRTRILDLDELPFPAYEKLAGFPHGYHLPLFSYEKRWGATMITSRGCPYTCSFCDRTVYERLYKYNSPQYVHDHIRHLRDTFGVHHINIYDDLFTAHKKRIHDLCELLIAKPLGVDFNCAIRTGHTSDEMLALLKRAGALMVSMGIESADPGMMERHKTGVTLDAVRKTVEQIHAAGLRAKGLFIFGLPGETPETLKATSDFILDLDLDEMNMTKFSPMYGAPIWDECVSGKEGDFIEDWRLMNCLNFVFKPNGFESREQMDALYNWHVRRYYDSKAYRRRFSKRIWQHRWSLWHLLKNAPRVIQAARYFSANKAQIEAAARDFAPHPRQPRGLTPFLSPELQADALAAMSPVKISRKPKPKVEDATAIAAPRIQAA, from the coding sequence ATGCGCGTAACCCTCGTCCATCCCGCCGGGTTCAATTTCGTGCCCGGCCAGCCCGACTTCACGATACTGGCCAACCGCATGGCGCCGATCGGCATCCTGCAGCTGGCGTCCTGGCTGGAAAAGCACGGCCATCCCACCCAGCTGCACGACTGCATGGGCCCCTACGCGCCGGCCTCGCTGGAAGCGAACGTCGCCCAGATCATCGCCACCAAGCCCGAGCTGGTGGGTTTTTCCGCCACTACCTCGGGCTTCATGGACGCGGTGGACATGGCGGAGCAGATCAAGCAGAAGCTGCCGCACGTGAAGACCTTCTTCGGCAACGTGCACACCTCGTCGATCGGCGCGCCGCTGCTGGAGCACTTCCCGGAAATCGACTACCTCTGCATCGGCGAGGGCGAAGGCGCCATCCTGGACGTGGCCAACGGCCTGGCGCCGAAGGACATCGCCAACATCATCTACCGCGACGATACCGGCCGCGCCATCATCAACGAGCGCCGCACCCGCATCCTCGACCTCGACGAACTGCCCTTCCCCGCCTACGAAAAGCTCGCCGGCTTTCCTCACGGCTACCACCTGCCGCTGTTCTCCTACGAGAAGCGCTGGGGCGCGACCATGATCACCTCGCGCGGCTGCCCCTACACCTGTTCGTTCTGCGACCGCACGGTGTACGAGCGGCTCTACAAGTACAACTCGCCGCAATACGTGCACGACCACATCCGGCACCTGCGCGACACCTTCGGCGTGCACCACATCAACATCTACGACGACCTCTTCACCGCCCACAAGAAGCGCATCCACGACCTCTGCGAACTGCTCATCGCCAAGCCGCTGGGGGTGGATTTCAACTGTGCGATCCGCACCGGCCACACTTCGGACGAAATGCTGGCGCTGCTCAAGCGCGCCGGCGCGCTGATGGTGTCGATGGGCATCGAATCGGCCGACCCCGGCATGATGGAACGCCACAAAACGGGCGTGACGCTGGACGCGGTACGCAAGACGGTGGAGCAGATCCACGCCGCCGGGCTGCGCGCCAAGGGCCTCTTCATCTTCGGCCTGCCGGGCGAAACGCCGGAAACCCTGAAGGCCACGAGCGACTTCATCCTCGACCTCGACCTCGACGAGATGAACATGACCAAGTTCAGCCCGATGTACGGCGCGCCGATCTGGGACGAATGCGTGTCCGGCAAGGAAGGCGACTTCATCGAGGACTGGCGGCTGATGAACTGCCTCAACTTCGTCTTCAAACCCAACGGCTTCGAATCGCGCGAGCAGATGGATGCGCTCTACAACTGGCACGTGCGCCGCTACTACGACAGCAAGGCCTACCGCCGCCGCTTCAGCAAGCGCATCTGGCAGCACCGCTGGAGCCTGTGGCACCTGCTGAAGAACGCGCCGCGCGTGATCCAGGCCGCGCGCTACTTCAGCGCCAACAAGGCCCAGATCGAAGCCGCCGCCCGCGACTTCGCCCCGCATCCGCGCCAGCCGCGCGGCCTCACCCCCTTCCTCAGCCCGGAACTGCAGGCCGACGCGCTCGCTGCGATGTCGCCGGTGAAGATCTCGCGCAAGCCCAAGCCCAAGGTGGAAGACGCCACCGCGATCGCCGCCCCGCGCATCCAGGCGGCCTGA
- a CDS encoding histidine phosphatase family protein, which produces MRLPRAFIAGLLLFWLGMPAPGAAVEPALVEALRAGGYVLYFRHAATEWSQADRRQDSGWESCAPAEMRQLSDAGRDTARRVGEAMRRLRIPVARVLTSEFCRTLETARLLNLGPVETHRGLVNTTHAQHAGGVESLARRARALLATVPPAGSNTVLVSHGNVFMLVSDRRPVEAGAVVLRPDGSGGFEVIAHVAPEEWLALADRQ; this is translated from the coding sequence ATGCGTTTGCCCCGCGCCTTCATTGCCGGCTTGCTGCTGTTCTGGCTGGGAATGCCCGCGCCCGGAGCCGCTGTCGAACCGGCCTTGGTGGAAGCGCTGCGGGCGGGCGGCTACGTGCTCTACTTCCGCCACGCGGCCACCGAGTGGTCGCAGGCCGACCGGCGCCAGGACAGCGGCTGGGAAAGCTGCGCGCCCGCCGAGATGCGCCAGCTTTCCGACGCCGGGCGGGACACCGCGCGCCGCGTGGGCGAGGCGATGCGGCGGCTGCGGATACCGGTGGCGCGGGTGCTGACGAGCGAATTCTGCCGCACGCTGGAAACCGCCCGCCTGCTGAACCTGGGCCCGGTGGAGACCCACCGCGGGCTGGTGAACACGACGCACGCGCAGCACGCCGGCGGGGTGGAATCGCTGGCCCGGCGCGCCCGCGCCCTGCTGGCAACGGTGCCGCCGGCCGGCAGCAACACCGTGCTGGTGAGCCACGGCAACGTCTTCATGCTGGTGTCGGACAGGCGGCCGGTGGAGGCCGGCGCTGTCGTGCTGCGGCCGGACGGCAGTGGCGGCTTCGAAGTGATCGCGCATGTGGCGCCGGAGGAATGGCTGGCGCTGGCGGACAGGCAATAG
- a CDS encoding lyase — MRWKAWVFGLALVSAAATAAETPEVTVTRFRVPAGAHPHDVAPAPEAGGPVWYTAQAQGALGRLDPATGQTRQIALGTGSAPHGVIVGPDGAPWITDSGLNAIVRVDPKSFEVRRFPLPPDSGYANLNTAAFDGKGILWFTGQSGIYGRLDPASGELRVFDAPRGRGPYGITATPSGDIYYASLAGNHIARIDTASGRAQALEPPTPRQGARRVWADSVGRIWVSEWSSGQLSRYDPRTGAWRAWKLPGDAPKPYAVYVDPQDEVWVSDFGANAMLHFDPLSERFTAFPSPQPGAAIRQILGRPGEVWAPESGTDHLTVYRRHP; from the coding sequence ATGCGCTGGAAGGCCTGGGTGTTTGGCTTGGCACTGGTTTCCGCGGCGGCAACGGCCGCCGAGACGCCCGAGGTGACGGTGACGCGCTTTCGCGTGCCGGCGGGCGCTCATCCGCACGACGTGGCGCCGGCGCCGGAGGCGGGCGGGCCGGTGTGGTACACCGCGCAGGCGCAGGGTGCGCTCGGCAGGCTGGACCCGGCCACCGGCCAGACGCGGCAGATCGCGCTGGGCACCGGCTCGGCGCCGCATGGGGTGATCGTGGGCCCGGACGGCGCGCCGTGGATTACCGACAGCGGGCTGAACGCCATCGTGCGGGTGGATCCCAAGAGCTTCGAGGTGCGCCGTTTCCCGCTGCCGCCCGACAGCGGCTACGCCAACCTCAACACCGCCGCCTTCGACGGCAAGGGCATATTGTGGTTCACCGGCCAGTCCGGCATCTACGGCCGGCTGGACCCGGCCAGCGGCGAGCTGCGGGTGTTCGACGCGCCACGCGGGCGCGGCCCTTACGGCATCACCGCCACGCCCTCCGGCGACATCTACTACGCCTCGCTCGCCGGCAACCACATCGCCCGCATCGACACCGCCAGCGGCCGCGCGCAGGCGCTGGAGCCGCCGACGCCGCGCCAGGGCGCGCGCCGGGTGTGGGCGGATTCGGTGGGGCGGATCTGGGTGAGCGAATGGTCGTCCGGCCAGCTGTCGCGCTACGACCCCAGGACGGGCGCGTGGCGCGCGTGGAAGCTGCCGGGCGATGCTCCCAAGCCCTACGCGGTGTACGTGGACCCGCAGGACGAGGTGTGGGTGAGCGACTTCGGCGCCAATGCCATGCTGCACTTCGATCCGCTCAGCGAGCGCTTCACCGCGTTTCCGTCGCCGCAGCCGGGCGCGGCCATCCGCCAGATCCTCGGCCGGCCGGGCGAAGTGTGGGCGCCGGAATCCGGCACCGACCACCTCACCGTCTATCGCCGCCATCCCTAG
- a CDS encoding DUF3274 domain-containing protein → MTATTTSPREIGRGSATTLPNRWRDHPVEVERAMPGVIIIVHGVNDLGANYDALDNGLCVGLNERLARDDLFPNDYTLPVPGEQVVPDPDKVYFRLRNNERTRSPVIPFYWGYRASKKEIGKKLINGEVVDRHGNRLDRDFAKGGGMFVNATSNIPDMFKGCFNANLFTWIADRSADIAHPLLQAPERRYMALAIQRLVALVETIRQVDPDETVTLIGHSQGCLISLAAQAWLTRPADCLILQHPPYGLHEPLVDQFTQSGSEQQTTRARVETLVNLVQKVCAEPHPSPVLAEWNDYGCSNRGHAGPSWRPDQGCRPLEPDNSDGPLAVFAERDNRGKVYLYFCPHDLTVGLFNVGGIGALGVPDTMKYADALGHVREHPILERLGPRFFQRVWSWRERDGAASMVGNTPPHDYVMRLKGEPAYDADASTNWSRMEPEIGERRSITGEALNPPHKPNLHTGELGTGLQQDPRYVGRIGFDPIEAAISITNGKFKLRTPDYERPDLVNRELLPTPQEIEAEFNSGKTDGGRTRVHKVERRTNGMVYVTRDETPDEARQRLQDDDKVGIPNSYHSAIVSNQEHHRWVTAMDVALGQGRSLDDPAWRKLLIAMADWRTDIPKTVTSMSRYADLKNPVQTLLAATWHYYKSGELPIDLAEQTPPHPIVSETLAERANSHRLSYSP, encoded by the coding sequence ATGACCGCCACCACCACGTCGCCGCGCGAGATCGGCCGCGGCAGCGCAACGACCTTGCCCAATCGCTGGCGCGACCACCCCGTGGAGGTCGAGCGTGCCATGCCGGGCGTGATCATCATTGTTCATGGCGTCAATGACCTTGGCGCCAACTACGACGCACTGGATAACGGGCTGTGCGTCGGCCTCAACGAACGTCTGGCGCGGGACGACCTCTTTCCCAACGATTACACCCTGCCTGTTCCGGGCGAGCAGGTCGTGCCGGACCCGGACAAGGTGTACTTCCGGCTGCGCAACAACGAACGGACGCGCAGCCCGGTCATTCCCTTCTATTGGGGGTATCGGGCGAGCAAGAAGGAAATCGGCAAGAAGCTGATCAATGGCGAAGTCGTCGATCGTCACGGCAACCGGCTGGATCGCGACTTCGCCAAAGGCGGCGGCATGTTCGTCAATGCCACCAGCAACATCCCCGACATGTTCAAGGGCTGCTTCAACGCCAACTTGTTTACCTGGATAGCGGACCGTAGCGCCGACATCGCCCACCCGCTGCTGCAGGCGCCGGAGCGGCGCTACATGGCGCTCGCCATTCAGCGACTGGTCGCCCTGGTCGAAACCATCCGGCAGGTCGATCCCGACGAAACAGTAACCCTCATCGGCCACAGCCAGGGTTGCCTGATCTCACTCGCCGCCCAGGCTTGGCTCACCCGTCCGGCCGACTGCCTGATCCTGCAGCATCCTCCCTACGGCCTGCACGAACCGCTCGTAGATCAATTCACCCAAAGCGGCTCGGAACAGCAAACCACACGGGCGCGCGTGGAAACGCTCGTCAACCTGGTGCAGAAAGTCTGCGCGGAGCCGCACCCCTCGCCCGTGCTGGCGGAATGGAACGACTACGGTTGCTCCAACCGCGGCCACGCGGGCCCGAGCTGGCGCCCCGACCAGGGCTGCCGCCCGCTCGAACCCGACAATTCAGACGGGCCGCTTGCGGTGTTCGCGGAGCGCGACAACCGTGGCAAGGTGTATCTCTACTTCTGCCCGCACGACCTTACGGTGGGCCTCTTCAATGTCGGCGGGATCGGCGCCCTGGGGGTTCCGGACACCATGAAGTACGCCGACGCGCTCGGTCACGTGCGGGAACACCCCATCCTCGAACGCCTGGGACCACGCTTTTTTCAGCGTGTCTGGAGCTGGCGCGAACGCGACGGGGCAGCGTCGATGGTCGGCAACACACCACCTCACGACTACGTCATGCGACTGAAAGGCGAACCCGCCTACGACGCCGATGCATCGACCAACTGGAGCCGGATGGAGCCCGAAATCGGCGAACGCCGTTCCATTACCGGCGAAGCGCTCAACCCTCCGCATAAACCCAACCTCCATACCGGCGAGCTCGGCACCGGCTTGCAGCAGGATCCGCGCTATGTCGGTCGCATCGGGTTCGACCCGATCGAAGCAGCCATCTCGATCACCAACGGCAAGTTCAAGCTCAGAACCCCTGACTACGAACGGCCCGATCTGGTCAATCGCGAGCTGCTGCCTACACCCCAGGAAATCGAAGCGGAATTCAATAGCGGCAAGACCGACGGCGGCCGGACCAGGGTGCACAAGGTCGAGCGGCGGACGAACGGCATGGTTTACGTAACGCGCGACGAAACGCCGGATGAAGCACGCCAGCGCTTGCAGGACGACGATAAGGTCGGAATTCCCAACTCCTACCACTCCGCCATCGTCAGCAACCAGGAGCACCACCGCTGGGTGACGGCAATGGATGTGGCGCTGGGGCAGGGCAGGTCGCTCGATGATCCGGCGTGGCGGAAGTTGTTAATTGCGATGGCGGATTGGCGAACGGATATTCCAAAGACCGTGACCAGCATGTCGCGGTACGCCGACTTGAAAAATCCTGTCCAGACGCTGCTGGCCGCTACCTGGCACTACTACAAAAGCGGGGAATTGCCTATCGACCTGGCAGAGCAGACGCCACCCCACCCGATCGTCAGTGAAACCCTCGCCGAACGCGCAAACTCCCATCGGTTGTCCTATTCGCCATGA